The following proteins are encoded in a genomic region of Nomascus leucogenys isolate Asia chromosome 17, Asia_NLE_v1, whole genome shotgun sequence:
- the ZDHHC4 gene encoding probable palmitoyltransferase ZDHHC4 isoform X1 has protein sequence MDFLVLFLFYLASVLMGLVLICVCSKTHSLKGLARGGAQIFSCIIPERLQRAVHGLLHYLFHTRNHTFIVLHLVLQGMVYTEYTWEVFGYCQELEFSLYYLLLPYLLLVVNLFSFTLTCVTNPGIITKANELLFLHVYEFDEVMFPKNVRCSTCDLRKPARSKHCSVCNWCVHRFDHHCVWVNNCIGAWNIRYFLIYLLTLTASAATVAIVSTTFLVHLVVMSDLYQETYIDDLGHLHVMDTVFLIQYLFLTFPRIVFMLGFVVVLSFLLGGYLCFALYLAATNQTTNEWYRGDWAWCQRCPLVAWPPSAEPQVHQNIHSHGLRSNLQEIFLPAFPCHERKKQE, from the exons ATGGACTTTCTGGTCCTCTTCTTGTTCTACCTGGCTTCGGTGCTGATGGGTCTTGTTCTTATCTGTGTCTGCTCGAAAACCCATAGCTTGAAAGGCCTGGCCAGGGGAGGAGCACAG aTATTTTCCTGTATAATTCCAGAACGTCTTCAGAGAGCCGTGCATGGATTGCTTCATTACCTTTTCCATACGAG AAACCACACCTTCATTGTCCTGCACCTGGTCTTGCAAGGGATGGTTTATACTGAGTACACCTGGGAAGTATTTGGCTACTGTCAGGAGCTGGAGTTCTCCTTGTATTACCTTCTTCTGCCCTATCTGCTGCTAGTTGtaaacctgttttctttcacCCTGACTTGTGTAACCAATCCTG GCATTATAACAAAAGCaaatgaattattatttcttcatgtttatGAATTTGATGAAGTGATGTTTCCAAAGAACGTGAGGTGCTCTACTTGTGATTTAAGGAAACCAGCTCGATCCAAGCACTGCA GCGTGTGTAACTGGTGCGTGCACCGTTTCGACCATCACTGTGTTTGGGTGAACAACTGCATTGGGGCCTGGAACATCAGGTACTTCCTCATCTACCTCTTGACCTTGACGGCCTCAGCTGCCACCGTCGCCATTGTGAGCACCACTTTTCTGGTCCACTTGGTGGTGATGTCAGATCTATACCAGGAGACTTACATCGATGATCTTGGACACCTCCATGTTATGGACACGGTCTTTCTTATTCAG TACCTGTTCCTGACTTTTCCACGGATTGTCTTCATGCTGGGCTTTGTTGTGGTCCTGAGCTTCCTCCTGGGTGGCTACCTGTGCTTTGCCCTGTATCTGGCGGCCACCAACCAGACTACTAACGAGTGGTACAGAGGTGACTGGGCCTGGTGCCAGCGTTGTCCCCTTGTGGCCTGGCCTCCGTCAGCAGAGCCCCAAGTCCACCAGAACATTCACTCCCATGGGCTTCGGAGCAACCTTCAAGAGATCTTTCTACCTGCCTTTCCGTGTCATGAGAGGAAGAAACAAGAATGA
- the ZDHHC4 gene encoding probable palmitoyltransferase ZDHHC4 isoform X2: MLGRGIAELSAENYPTKRNIFSCIIPERLQRAVHGLLHYLFHTRNHTFIVLHLVLQGMVYTEYTWEVFGYCQELEFSLYYLLLPYLLLVVNLFSFTLTCVTNPGIITKANELLFLHVYEFDEVMFPKNVRCSTCDLRKPARSKHCSVCNWCVHRFDHHCVWVNNCIGAWNIRYFLIYLLTLTASAATVAIVSTTFLVHLVVMSDLYQETYIDDLGHLHVMDTVFLIQYLFLTFPRIVFMLGFVVVLSFLLGGYLCFALYLAATNQTTNEWYRGDWAWCQRCPLVAWPPSAEPQVHQNIHSHGLRSNLQEIFLPAFPCHERKKQE; the protein is encoded by the exons ATGTTGGGAAGAGGAATTGCAGAGCTGTCGGCTGAAAATTATCCAACCAAGAGAAAT aTATTTTCCTGTATAATTCCAGAACGTCTTCAGAGAGCCGTGCATGGATTGCTTCATTACCTTTTCCATACGAG AAACCACACCTTCATTGTCCTGCACCTGGTCTTGCAAGGGATGGTTTATACTGAGTACACCTGGGAAGTATTTGGCTACTGTCAGGAGCTGGAGTTCTCCTTGTATTACCTTCTTCTGCCCTATCTGCTGCTAGTTGtaaacctgttttctttcacCCTGACTTGTGTAACCAATCCTG GCATTATAACAAAAGCaaatgaattattatttcttcatgtttatGAATTTGATGAAGTGATGTTTCCAAAGAACGTGAGGTGCTCTACTTGTGATTTAAGGAAACCAGCTCGATCCAAGCACTGCA GCGTGTGTAACTGGTGCGTGCACCGTTTCGACCATCACTGTGTTTGGGTGAACAACTGCATTGGGGCCTGGAACATCAGGTACTTCCTCATCTACCTCTTGACCTTGACGGCCTCAGCTGCCACCGTCGCCATTGTGAGCACCACTTTTCTGGTCCACTTGGTGGTGATGTCAGATCTATACCAGGAGACTTACATCGATGATCTTGGACACCTCCATGTTATGGACACGGTCTTTCTTATTCAG TACCTGTTCCTGACTTTTCCACGGATTGTCTTCATGCTGGGCTTTGTTGTGGTCCTGAGCTTCCTCCTGGGTGGCTACCTGTGCTTTGCCCTGTATCTGGCGGCCACCAACCAGACTACTAACGAGTGGTACAGAGGTGACTGGGCCTGGTGCCAGCGTTGTCCCCTTGTGGCCTGGCCTCCGTCAGCAGAGCCCCAAGTCCACCAGAACATTCACTCCCATGGGCTTCGGAGCAACCTTCAAGAGATCTTTCTACCTGCCTTTCCGTGTCATGAGAGGAAGAAACAAGAATGA